A region of the Dickeya chrysanthemi NCPPB 402 genome:
ATCAGCATGAATACGCCAACCCCTATTTCATGTTTCTTTGTTTGCATCGACTTATTTCCCAAACATCAGTGCTGTCAGCACAAAATCCAATCCCAGTACCGCCAGCGACGAGTGCACCACGGTGCGGGTCGTCGCGCGGCTGATGCCTTCTGACGTCGGAATCGCGTCATAACCGTTGAACAGTGCAATCCAGGTGACGGTAATGGCAAACACCAGGCTCTTGAGCACGCAGTTCAGCAAATCTTTCTGCCACTCCACCGCGTTTTGCATCGCCGACCAGAAAAAGCCGCTGTCGATACCTTTCCAGTCCACGCCCACCAGTGCGCCGCCCCAGATGCCCACGGCGACGAAAATCACCGTCAACAGCGGCATGGTAATCACCCCCGCCCAAAAACGCGGCGCCACTACGCGGCGCAACGGGTCTACCGCCATCATTTCCATACTGGATAGCTGCTCGGTCGCCTTCATCAGCCCGATTTCCGCCGTCAGGGCGGAACCGGCTCGACCGGCGAACAGTAGCGCCGTTACCACCGGCCCGAGTTCACGCAGCAACGACAACGCCACCATCATGCCCAGGCTGGCTTCCGCACTGTAGGTCGTCAGGACCAGATAGCCCTGCAGGCCCAACACCATGCCGATAAACACGCCGGACACCATAATAATCAGCAACGATTGCACACCGACGCTATAGAGCTGTTTACGCAGCAGCGGCCACTGCCTGGCTGGCTCCGGCTTCCCCACTAACGCATTGAACAACATCAGCCCGGCGCGCCCAAAAGCAGCGCATACCTGAATGCCAACGCGTCCCAGCGACGCTAATGCCTGTACTAGCATGAATTACTCACTCCCCAAGCCTAACAACCCACGCTGATAGTCGCCCGCCGGATAGCGGAACGGCACCGGGCCATCGGCAATGCCATCGAGAAACTGTCTGACGCGCGGATCGCTATTGTGCTGCAATTCAGTCGGCGTCCCCTCGGCCACAACCCGCTGATCGGCAATGATATAGGCATGATCGGCGATACTCAGTACTTCCGGCACATCATGAGATACCACGATACAGGTCACGCCAAGCGCATGATTCAACTCGTCGATGAGCTTCACCAGCACCCCCATGGTGATCGGGTCCTGTCCGACGAACGGCTCATCAAACATGATCAGCTGCGGATCCAGCGCAATCGCACGCGCCAGCGCCGCACGTCGCGCCATGCCGCCCGACAGCTCGGACGGCATCAGCTCAGCCGCACCACGCAGTCCGACCGCCTCCAGCTTCATCATCACCGTACTGTGCAGCAACGGCTCGGGCAACTGCGTATGTTCGCGCAACGGCCAGGCAACATTATCGAACACATTCAGATCGGTAAACAGCGCGCCCGACTGAAACAACATGCTCATCTTCTTACGGGCTTCATACAAACGGGAACGGGAAAGCGCCGGAATATTGTCCCCGTCAAACCAGATTTCACCGCTGTCTGGTTGCAACTGCCCGCCAATCAACCGTAACAACGTGGTTTTACCGATGCCGGA
Encoded here:
- the mlaE gene encoding lipid asymmetry maintenance ABC transporter permease subunit MlaE, which gives rise to MLVQALASLGRVGIQVCAAFGRAGLMLFNALVGKPEPARQWPLLRKQLYSVGVQSLLIIMVSGVFIGMVLGLQGYLVLTTYSAEASLGMMVALSLLRELGPVVTALLFAGRAGSALTAEIGLMKATEQLSSMEMMAVDPLRRVVAPRFWAGVITMPLLTVIFVAVGIWGGALVGVDWKGIDSGFFWSAMQNAVEWQKDLLNCVLKSLVFAITVTWIALFNGYDAIPTSEGISRATTRTVVHSSLAVLGLDFVLTALMFGK
- the mlaF gene encoding phospholipid ABC transporter ATP-binding protein MlaF — translated: MNHENLIEIRGLSFRRGNRPIFSDVSLNVPKQKITAIMGPSGIGKTTLLRLIGGQLQPDSGEIWFDGDNIPALSRSRLYEARKKMSMLFQSGALFTDLNVFDNVAWPLREHTQLPEPLLHSTVMMKLEAVGLRGAAELMPSELSGGMARRAALARAIALDPQLIMFDEPFVGQDPITMGVLVKLIDELNHALGVTCIVVSHDVPEVLSIADHAYIIADQRVVAEGTPTELQHNSDPRVRQFLDGIADGPVPFRYPAGDYQRGLLGLGSE